Genomic DNA from Frankiaceae bacterium:
GAGGCGTCGTACGCCGCGACGGTCAGCATCCGCGGGTCCACCGTGACGTGGCTGGCGCGGTACGTCGGCGGCGTACGCCGGGGCTCGACGCTGTCGAGGTTCACCGCTGAGGCGTTCACGACCGCCGGCGGCACCACCGCGCACGACGTCGACGTCGACCTGGGCGACCGCGCGGAAGGCAGCACGCGCGTCTACGTCGTCGGCAGCGACCTGCCGCGCCGGTAGGCCTCGGCCAGCGCGGCGTTCGCGCCGGCGGGGATCGGCACCGCGCCGCCGAGCGCCTCGGCTCCCCAGATCGCGTGCGCGCCGCGTTCGACGACGAGCGCGACGTGCACCGCGTCCCACGGCGACGTTCCGACCGTCACCAGCCCGTGCGACGCGAGGAGAACGGCGCCCCTGTCGCCCAGCAGCGCGGCCGCGCCGTTCGCCAGCGCATCGGACCCGCTGGGCGCGTACGGCGCGCACGGCACGTCGCCGCCGACGTAGATGGCGAACTCGTCCACCGCCGCGGGGATCGGCCGGCGCGCGCAGGCGAACATCGTCGCGTGCACCGGGTGCGCGTGGACCACGCCGCCGACCTCGGGGTACGCCCTGTACACCGCGAGGTGCAGCGCGAGCTCGCTCGACGGCGCGCGGGTGCCGGAGAGGACGTTGCCGTCGAGGTCGAGCAGGACCG
This window encodes:
- a CDS encoding class II aldolase/adducin family protein, coding for MRTEVLNAARALLSLGLSAGTAGNVSGRMRDGSVVITAAGEKDDTVLLDLDGNVLSGTRAPSSELALHLAVYRAYPEVGGVVHAHPVHATMFACARRPIPAAVDEFAIYVGGDVPCAPYAPSGSDALANGAAALLGDRGAVLLASHGLVTVGTSPWDAVHVALVVERGAHAIWGAEALGGAVPIPAGANAALAEAYRRGRSLPTT